The Acholeplasma laidlawii PG-8A DNA window ATACTATCGACCTATTGTTTCAAATGATGCGTCATTTGAAACCAAATTAAAAGGTCAACGTATACATAAAGTAGAACGTGAAGCAAAGTATTTAAAGTTTATTTTAGATGACTATCTTTTAGTATCTCATTTACGTATGGAAGGCAAATACTTTATGGACGCGCCTTTAAATAAACATATACATGTAGTGTTTAATCTATCAAGCGGTCACACGTTAAGTTATGAAGATACACGTAAATTTGGCCGTTTTGAACTGGTAGATATTAAATATAAAGACACTTATTTAAAAGATATTAAAGGGCTTGCTAAAGACCCTGATACCCTAGATTTAAACACCTTTTATAGTAGTTTTAATCAAAGAAGTAAAACGATTAAAGAAATATTACTGGATCAATCCATTATTGGTGGTATTGGTAATATTTATGCAAATGAAATACTTTACTTATCTAAAATACATCCAGCCAAAAAAGGTTTTTTAATCAGTAAAGATGAAGCAAAAACCTTACTAAATAACTCTAATCTTGTTTTAAACAAGGCCATCGAAATGGGTGGAACGACAATTGACACCTTTGAATCATTAGGGCATAAGGGTGAGTTTCAACAGGAGTTAAATGTTCATGGCAAAACTGGAGAGATTTGTAAGGTATGTGGCACTAAAATAATTAAATTTCAGTTAAAAGGACGAGGTACTTATATTTGTCCTAAATGCCAACCATCTTATGTAGTCGCAATCACAGGTGGTATTGCAACCGGTAAATCTACTGCAACAAACTATTTAAGAAAAAAAGGATTTGTAGTTGTAGATTCTGATGAAATTGTAGGAAGTCTTTATCAAGATAGTGATGTACTAAATTTAATTGCAAAAACCTTTAAAATGGAAACACCAATTGATAAAGCAAAACTTGCAAACATCGTTTTCCATGATGAAAAACAAAGAAAAAAATTAGAACACATCTTACATCCACTCGTTTTTGATGAAATTAGCAAACAAAAACAATTAAATAATGAACATATCTTATTTTTAGATATTCCTTTATTATTTGAATCGAATTACAAAGAGTTTGATGAATCCATCTTAATAGATACAACTGAAGCACTTCAACTGGATAGATTAATGAAGCGCAACAAATATACTCAAGAAGAAGCACTTGTTCGTATAAAAGCGCAGATACCTTTAAGTAAAAAGCGCAAACTAGCTACACACATTATAAAAAATAATGGATCTATAGATGCGTTATATGAAAAAATAGATAAA harbors:
- the mutM gene encoding DNA-formamidopyrimidine glycosylase; this encodes MPELPEVETIRRNLNTVLEGEIIREVLVYYRPIVSNDASFETKLKGQRIHKVEREAKYLKFILDDYLLVSHLRMEGKYFMDAPLNKHIHVVFNLSSGHTLSYEDTRKFGRFELVDIKYKDTYLKDIKGLAKDPDTLDLNTFYSSFNQRSKTIKEILLDQSIIGGIGNIYANEILYLSKIHPAKKGFLISKDEAKTLLNNSNLVLNKAIEMGGTTIDTFESLGHKGEFQQELNVHGKTGEICKVCGTKIIKFQLKGRGTYICPKCQPSYVVAITGGIATGKSTATNYLRKKGFVVVDSDEIVGSLYQDSDVLNLIAKTFKMETPIDKAKLANIVFHDEKQRKKLEHILHPLVFDEISKQKQLNNEHILFLDIPLLFESNYKEFDESILIDTTEALQLDRLMKRNKYTQEEALVRIKAQIPLSKKRKLATHIIKNNGSIDALYEKIDKLLERYV